The Drosophila biarmipes strain raj3 chromosome 2L, RU_DBia_V1.1, whole genome shotgun sequence genome has a window encoding:
- the LOC108032544 gene encoding voltage-dependent calcium channel type D subunit alpha-1 isoform X7, which produces MNTGDRKEQASLTPQQQQSPQQPEPQPPITRHDALDSSSANNRLNHKQNNDKDRDTTSDKSWEAAGRDLLPASVVIVDESCASKSQKQAIESRSGTTTSSSQRRRQLQFQRQKEAKLYDRGDGEREPSTSTSASTSSTVPTTVMGGGELVNCIAYDDNTLVIERKPSPTSPSTSRRYLKAETPTRGSRKYNRKSSSTVKSDLEVVVGKPEQHHQHRSPTVTLPVPANPLTTSASAGTSPTGAVLGSGLGTASGTVLQQSCSALDPPEDPNQPSGTTRRRPTSTELALSNVTSQIVNNATYKLDFKQRRRKSNNGGSGGGGEPAKAGSRSGSLTGLTSGSAISPGAGPGPGPSTSSGKRRKSSCTSCGGGGISAPPTRLTPEEAWQLQPQNSVTSAGSTNSSFSGGCDEESSYSAIGGDSSSSNSCNCDITGDNSTLHGFGVGDVSSFIADCDEGEFEDGDDDRTNKDLSSQTLRTAAIVAALAAGAKEQAQEHSLADCESFSDRRQDADEGVRIIQDSGGNNDSLEDVGEVDDNADVVVRKNSRNRPSIRRTCRITEEDDDEEDDGDQELDDEEPEGTTIDIDEQEQQQLEQGESAEEDDEEEDDDDEDVDEYFEEEEDDTQAFSPFYSSSAELIDNFGGGAGKFFNIMDFERGASGGGGFSPNGGPGSGDASRAARYDSGEGDLGGGSNIMGIDSMAIANIPETMNGTTIGPSGAGGQKGGAAAGAAGQKRQQRRGKPQPDRPQRVLFCLSLKNPLRALCIRIVEWKPFEFLILLTIFANCIALAVYTPYPGSDSNVTNLTLEKVEYIFLVIFTSECVMKILAYGFVLHNGAYLRNGWNLLDFTIVVIGAISTGLSQLTKDGFDVKALRAFRVLRPLRLVSGVPSLQVVLNSILKAMVPLFHIALLVIFVIIIYAIIGLELFSGKLHKACRNEITGEYEDEIRPCGVGYTCPEGFKCYGGWDGPNSGITNFDNFGLAMLTVFQCVTLEGWTDVLYSIQDSMGSDWQWMYFISMVILGAFFVMNLILGVLSGEFSKERNKAKNRGDFQKLREKQQIEEDLRGYLDWITQAEDIEPDAVGGLISDGKGKQPNETDSAENLGEEMPEVQFTESRWRKMKKDFDRANRRMRRACRKAVKSQAFYWLIIVLVFLNTGVLATEHYGQEDWLDRFQEYTNMFFIGLFTCEMLLKMYSLGFQGYFVSLFNRFDCFVVIGSITETLLTNTGMMPPLGVSVLRCVRLLRVFKVTKYWRSLSNLVASLLNSIQSIASLLLLLFLFIVIFALLGMQVFGGRFNSTPNEEKYRMNFDCFWQALLTVFQIMTGEDWNAVMYEGIKAYGGVSSYGALACIYFIILFICGNYILLNVFLAIAVDNLADADSLSDVEKEEEPHDESAQKRSHSPTPTIDGMDDHLSIDIDMENQELDDEEKMDHETLSDEEVREMCEEEEEDSNSEVSARVTARPRRLSEVSMKKTKKPIPRGSAFFIFSYTNRFRVFCHWLCNHGNFGNIILCCIMFSSAMLAAENPLRANDELNKVLNKFDYFFTAVFTIELILKLISYGFVLHDGAFCRSAFNLLDLLVVCVSLISLVSSSNAISVVKILRVLRVLRPLRAINRAKGLKHVVQCVIVAVKTIGNIVLVTCLLQFMFAVIGVQLFKGKFFKCSDGSKMKEEDCFGTYLVYEEGDVHKPRLREREWKNNRFHFDDVAKGMLTLFTVSTFEGWPGLLYVSIDSNEENGGPIHNFRPIVAAYYIIYIIIIAFFMVNIFVGFVIVTFQNEGEQEYKNCDLDKNQRNCIEFALKAKPVRRYIPKHGIQYKVWWFVTSSSFEYTIFILIMINTVTLAMKFYNQPMWYTELLDALNMIFTAVFALEFVFKLAAFRFKNYFGDAWNVFDFIIVLGSFIDIVYSEIKSKDTSQKPECDIAENCKTAKKSAGSNLISINFFRLFRVMRLVKLLSKGEGIRTLLWTFIKSFQALPYVALLIVLLFFIYAVVGMQVFGKIALDGGNSITKNNNFQTFQQAVLVLFRSATGEAWQEIMMSCSAQPDVRCDMKSDTPGEPCGSSIAYPYFISFYVLCSFLIINLFVAVIMDNFDYLTRDWSILGPHHLDEFIRLWSEYDPDAKGRIKHLDVVTLLRKISPPLGFGKLCPHRMACKRLVSMNMPLNSDGTVLFNATLFAVVRTSLSIKTDGNIDDANSELRATIKQIWKRTNPKLLDQVVPPPGNDDEVTVGKFYATYLIQDYFRRFKKRKEQEGKEGHPDSNTVTLQAGLRTLHEVSPALKRAISGNLDELDQEPEPMHRRHHTLFGSVWSSIRRHGNGTFRRSAKATASQSNGALAIGGSASAAMGGSTMVLGSGDPAGDYLYDTLNRSVADGVNNITRNIMQARLAAAGKLQDELQATGSGGELRTFGESISMRPLAKNGGGAATVAGTLPPEANAINYDLSDSSLKTTEC; this is translated from the exons ATGAATACAG GAGACCGTAAGGAACAAGCCTCGTTAACaccgcaacagcaacaatcgCCGCAGCAGCCAGAGCCACAGCCACCAATTACCCGACACGATGCCTTGGATAGTTCTAGTGCTAACAATAGACTAAATCATAAACAGAATAACGATAAGGATAGGGATACAACTAGCGATAAGAGCTGGGAGGCGGCGGGCAGAGATTTATTGCCGGCCAGTGTTGTCATCGTCGATGAATCATGTGCCTCCAAAAGTCAGAAGCAAGCCATAGAGTCGAGAAGTGGGACCACCACCTCCTCATCGCAGCGTCGCCGGCAATTGCAATTCCAGAGACAAAAGGAGGCCAAACTTTATGACCGCGGCGATGGGGAACGGGAACCCTCGACCTCGACCTCCGCGTCAACCTCCAGCACCGTCCCAACCACTGTGATGGGTGGCGGGGAGCTGGTGAATTGTATAGCCTACGATGACAACACCCTGGTCATCGAGAGGAAGCCCTCGCCCACCTCCCCGTCCACCTCGCGGCGCTATCTGAAGGCCGAAACGCCGACGCGTGGCAGCCGAAAGTACAATCGCAAGTCATCGTCAACGGTCAAAAGCGATTTGGAAGTGGTCGTTGGCAAGCCGGAGCAGCATCATCAGCATCGCTCCCCGACCGTAACGCTACCAGTTCCCGCCAACCCACTAACCACATCGGCATCTGCGGGCACCTCGCCCACGGGCGCGGTACTGGGATCAGGACTGGGAACCGCCTCGGGAACGGTGCTGCAACAAAG CTGCAGTGCCCTCGATCCGCCCGAGGATCCGAACCAACCCAGCGGGACCACCAGGAGGCGACCCACCAGCACCGAGCTCGCCCTCAGCAACGTCACCAGCCAGATTGTGAACAACGCCACCTACAAGTTAGACTTCAAGCAGCGCCGGCGCAAAAGCAACAACGGAGGCAGTGGTGGAGGTGGTGAGCCAGCGAAAGCAGGATCCAGATCGGGATCTCTGACGGGACTAACCTCAGGATCGGCGATCAGTCCAGGAGCGGGACCCGGACCAGGACCCTCTACCTCCAGCGGCAAGCGCCGCAAGTCGAGTTGCACCTCCTGCGGAGGTGGTGGCATCAGTGCCCCGCCCACGAGACTTACGCCCGAGGAGGCGTGGCAGCTGCAGCCGCAGAACAGCGTGACCAGTGCGGGCAGCACAAACAGCAGCTTCAGCGGCGGATGCGACGAGGAGAGTAGTTACAGTGCCATCGGcggcgacagcagcagcagcaacagttgcaaCTGCGATATCACCGGTGACAATAGTACGCTACATGGTTTTGGCGTCGGCGACGTCAGCAGCTTCATCGCCGACTGTGACGAGGGCGAATTCGAGGACGGCGACGACGATCGCACCAATAAGGATCTCAGTTCGCAGACCCTGCGCACGGCTGCCATTGTAGCCGCACTTGCAGCCGGAGCCAAGGAACAGGCCCAGGAGCACTCGCTAGCCGACTGCGAGAGCTTCAGCGATCGGCGGCAGGATGCCGATGAGGGTGTCCGCATCATCCAGGACAGCGGCGGCAACAACGACTCACTCGAGGACGTCGGCGAGGTGGACGACAACGCCGACGTTGTCGTGAGGAAGAACTCGAGGAATCGCCCCTCCATCAGAAGGACATGCAGGATCaccgaggaggacgacgacgaggaggacgacggTGACCAGGAGTTAGACGACGAGGAGCCCGAGGGCACCACCATAGACATTGATGAGCaggaacagcagcagctggaaCAAGGGGAATCCGCTGAagaggacgacgaggaggaggacgacgacgacgaggacgtCGACGAGTAtttcgaggaggaggaggacgacacCCAGGCCTTTTCGCCATTCTACTCCAGTTCGGCGGAGCTAATAGACAACTTCGGTGGCGGAGCGGGCAAGTTCTTCAACATCATGGACTTCGAGCGCGGAGCCTCCGGCGGAGGTGGCTTCTCGCCAAACGGCGGACCCGGCAGCGGCGATGCCTCCCGAGCTGCGAGATACGACTCCGGCGAGGGAGATCTGGGCGGCGGCAGTAATATCATGG GCATCGATTCTATGGCCATCGCAAACATTCCGGAAACCATGAACGGCACCACAATTGGACCAAGTGGAGCTGGTGGCCAAAAGGGTGGTGCAGCCGCAGGAGCCGCTGGCCAAAAGAGACAACAGCGGCGGGGCAAGCCGCAACCAGATAGACCACAACGGGTCCTATTTTGCCTGAGCCTCAAGAATCCCTTGCGAGCCTTGTGCATTCGCATTGTGGAGTGGAA ACCATTTGAGTTCCTTATTTTGTTAACCATTTTTGCCAATTGTATTGCCTTGGCCGTGTACACGCCTTATCCGGGCAGCGATTCGAACGTAACGAATCTAACTTTG GAAAAAGTTGAATATATATTCCTAGTAATATTCACATCGGAATGTGTTATGAAAATTTTAGCATATGGTTTTGTGTTACATAATGGTGCATATCTAAGAAATGGATGGAATTTATTAGATTTTACAATTGTAGTTATAGG AGCGATAAGTACTGGACTATCCCAACTGACGAAGGACGGCTTCGATGTGAAGGCCCTACGTGCCTTTCGAGTGCTACGTCCACTGCGACTTGTATCGGGTGTACCAA GTCTACAGGTTGTgctgaattcaattttaaaggCCATGGTGCCACTGTTTCACATTGCACTCCTGGTCATATTCGTAATCATAATCTATGCGATCATTGGCCTAGAGCTCTTCTCTGGCAAATTGCACAAGGCGTGTCGCAATGAGATCACAG GTGAATACGAGGATGAAATTCGCCCCTGTGGAGTAGGCTATACATGTCCAGAGGGCTTCAAGTGCTATGGCGGCTGGGATGGACCAAACAGCGGGATTACCAACTTCGACAACTTTGGCCTGGCCATGTTGACGGTCTTCCAGTGCGTCACCCTCGAGGGGTGGACCGATGTCCTCTATAGC ATCCAAGACTCAATGGGCAGCGACTGGCAGTGGATGTACTTCATTTCCATGGTCATCCTGGGCGCCTTCTTCGTGATGAACCTGATTCTCGGTGTGTTGTCCGGTGAGTTCTCCAAGGAGCGTAACAAGGCCAAGAATCGCGGTGACTTCCAGAAGCTGAGAGAGAAGCAGCAAATCGAGGAGGATCTTCGGGGCTATCTGGATTGGATTACCCAAGCCGAGGACATCGAACCGGATGCCGTGGGTGGCCTGATATCCGATGGCAAGGGCAAGCAGCCCAACGAAACGGACTCCGCTGAGAACCTGGGCGAGGAAATGCCCGAGGTCCAGTTCACCGAATCGCGTTGGCGCAAAATGAAAAAGGACTTCGACCGGGCCAACAGACGAATGCGACGAGCCTGTCGCAAGGCGGTTAAATCCCAGGCATTCTACTGGCTCATTATTGTTCTGGTGTTTCTCAACACTGGCGTCCTGGCCACAGAGCACTATGGGCAAGAGGATTGGCTGGATAGATTCCAGG AATACaccaatatgttttttatcgGTCTCTTTACCTGCGAAATGTTGTTGAAGATGTACAGTCTGGGCTTTCAAGGCTACTTCGTCTCACTGTTCAATCGGTTCGATTGCTTTGTGGTGATTGGCAGTATAACAGAAACCTTGTTGACCAACACTGGAATGATGCCTCCTTTGGGTGTCTCCGTGTTGCGATGTGTGCGTCTCCTGAGAGTCTTCAAAGTAACCAA gtACTGGCGATCCCTTTCAAATCTCGTTGCTTCCCTACTGAACTCTATACAATCGATTGCTTCGCTTCTGTTACTGCTCTTCCTGTTTATTGTGATATTTGCTCTGTTGGGTATGCAAGTCTTTGGTGGCAGGTTTAATTCTACGCCCAATGAGGAAAAGTATCGGATGAATTTCGACTGCTTCTGGCAAGCTCTGCTCACAGTCTTTCAG ATAATGACTGGTGAAGATTGGAATGCTGTGATGTACGAGGGCATCAAAGCCTATGGCGGCGTGTCCTCTTATGGTGCCTTGGCCTGTAtttactttataattttattcatatGCGGTAACTATATCCTGCTGAACGTGTTCTTGGCCATTGCTGTGGATAATTTGGCCGATGCCGACTCGCTGTCCGATGTGGAAAAGGAAGAGGAGCCT CATGATGAATCAGCCCAGAAAAGGTCCCACAGTCCCACTCCAACAATTGATGGCATGGATGATCATCTTAGCATAGATATCGACATGGAGAATCAGGAACTGGATGACGAAGAGAAAAT GGACCACGAGACCTTATCCGATGAGGAAGTCCGGGAAATGTGCGAGGAGGAAGAAGAAG ACTCCAATTCCGAAGTATCAGCACGTGTCACTGCACGACCCAGACGACTGTCCGAAGTCAGCATGAAGAAGACTAAAAAGCCCATCCCGCGAGGCAGTgcctttttcattttcagttACACGAACAG ATTCCGCGTCTTCTGCCATTGGCTTTGCAACCACGGCAATTTCGGCAACATCATCTTGTGTTGCATTATGTTTTCGTCGGCCATGTTGGCAGCAGAGAATCCTCTGAGAGCCAACGATGAACTGAATAAA GTGCTcaataaatttgattattttttcacGGCAGTTTTCACAATAGAACTGATTCTGAAATTGATTTCATACGGCTTCGTATTACACGACGGAGCCTTTTGCAGGTCCGCATTTAATCTGTTAGATTTACTTGTGGTCTGCGTGTCATTGATATCTCTAGTGTCCAG TTCGAATGCGATTTCAGTCGTGAAAATTCTACGTGTGCTCCGTGTTTTAAGGCCACTCAGAGCCATCAATCGTGCCAAGGGTCTCAAG CATGTTGTTCAGTGTGTCATAGTCGCTGTTAAGACTATCGGAAATATTGTGCTCGTCACATGCCTACTGCAGTTCATGTTTGCCGTGATAGGAGTCCAGTTGTTTAAg GGGAAATTCTTCAAGTGCTCTGATGGTTCCAAAATGAAGGAAGAGGATTGCTT CGGCACTTATCTGGTCTATGAGGAGGGTGATGTTCACAAGCCGCGACTCAGGGAACGGGAATGGAAGAACAATCGATTCCACTTCGACGATGTGGCCAAGGGCATGTTGACCCTCTTCACGGTATCCACCTTTGAGGGTTGGCCAGG ATTGCTGTACGTTTCAATCGATTCGAATGAGGAAAATGGCGGTCCAATACACAACTTCCGTCCGATCGTAGCTGCCTACTATATAAtctacattattattattgcctTCTTCATGGTGAACATATTCGTCGGTTTCGTTATTGTGACCTTCCAAAACGAGGGTGAACAGGAATACAAAAATTGTGATCTGGATAAGAACCAGCGTAATTGCATAGAGTTCGCTTTGAAAGCGAAGCCTGTCAGGCGCTATATACCGAAGCATGGTATACAATACAAGGTCTGGTGGTTCGTCACATCGTCGTCCTTTGAGTACACCATATTCATACTGATCATGATAAATACTGTAACGCTGGCCATGAAGTTCTATAATCAGCCCATGTGGTACACGGAACTTTTGGATGCCTTGAACATGATATTTACGGCGGTCTTTGCCCTGGAGTTTGTTTTCAAACTAGCCGCGTTTCGATTTAAG AACTACTTTGGTGATGCCTGGAACGTTTTCGATTTTATCATTGTTTTGGGCAGTTTCATAGACATTGTCTACTCTGAAATTAAG AGCAAGGATACTTCTCAGAAACCCGAATGCGACATTGCGGAAAACTGTAAAACTGCAAAGAAATCT GCTGGTTCAAAtctaatttcaattaatttctTCCGGCTGTTTCGAGTCATGCGACTTGTGAAGCTTCTGAGCAAAGGCGAAGGCATTCGAACCTTACTTTGGACCTTTATCAAATCTTTTCAGGCTCTGCCCTATGTAGCCCTACTAATTGTACTTCTATTCTTCATCTACGCAGTGGTGGGGATGCAA gtTTTTGGCAAAATAGCTCTGGATGGTGGTAACTCCAtaacgaaaaataacaacttCCAGACTTTCCAGCAGGCTGTTCTCGTTCTATTCCGATCGGCGACCGGAGAAGCTTGGCAGGAGATTATGATGTCCTGCTCGGCCCAACCGGATGTAAGGTGCGATATGAAATCGGATACGCCTGGCGAGCCGTGCGGCTCCTCAATAGCCTATCCCTACTTCATTTCCTTCTACGTTCTCTGCTCGTTTTTG atcaTTAATCTTTTTGTGGCCGTCATCATGGACAACTTTGACTATTTGACGCGCGATTGGTCCATTTTGGGACCACATCACCTGGACGAGTTTATTCGTCTTTGGAGCGAATACGACCCGGATGCCAAGGGACGCATCAAGCACTTGGATGTGGTCACACTGCTTAGGAAGATCTCTCCGCCACTCGGCTTCGGCAAGCTGTGTCCCCACCGAATGGCCTGCAAGCGACTGGTCTCCATGAACATGCCCCTCAACTCCGATGGAACTGTTCTGTTCAATGCCACACTTTTTGCCGTGGTCCGCACATCGCTGAGCATTAAGACCGATGGCAACATCGATGATGCCAACTCCGAGCTGCGGGCTACGATCAAACAGATCTGGAAGCGAACCAATCCAAAGCTCCTCGATCAGGTGGTGCCGCCGCCGGGCAACGATGACGAGGTGACCGTTGGCAAGTTCTATGCCACATATCTGATTCAGGACTACTTCCGGCGGTTCAAGAAGCGCAAGGAGCAGGAGGGCAAGGAGGGCCATCCGGACAGCAATACGGTCACTCTGCAGGCCGGTCTGCGCACCCTGCACGAGGTGTCCCCGGCTCTCAAGAGGGCCATCTCCGGTAATCTCGATGAGCTGGACCAGGAGCCGGAGCCGATGCATCGA CGCCACCACACGCTTTTCGGCAGTGTGTGGTCATCGATCCGGCGGCACGGGAACGGAACCTTCCGGCGGAGCGCCAAGGCGACGGCCTCGCAGAGCAACGGAGCTCTGGCGATCGGCGGATCCGCTTCGGCGGCAATGGGTGGTAGTACTATGGTCCTGGGGAGCGGGGATCCTGCTGGGGACTATCTGTACGACACCCTGAACCGCAGTGTAGCCGACGGGGTGAACAATATCACGCGGAACATAATGCAGGCCCGGCTGGCGGCGGCCGGAAAGCTGCAGGATGAACTGCAGGCCACCGGAAGTGGCGGGGAGCTAAGGACGTTCGGCGAGAGCATCTCCATGCGACCGCTGGCCAAAAACGGAGGCGGTGCGGCCACTGTGGCCGGAACCCTGCCGCCCGAGGCCAATGCCATTAACTATGA CTTAAGTGATTCGAGTTTAAAAACCACCGAGTGCTGA